Proteins found in one Leguminivora glycinivorella isolate SPB_JAAS2020 chromosome 22, LegGlyc_1.1, whole genome shotgun sequence genomic segment:
- the LOC125238094 gene encoding uncharacterized protein LOC125238094: protein MPQINSCSIEDQNNMIPDDEDDGSRLNLNENISLIGIRGEIHQWALKYQIPHNALNELLHILRENSSLALKDILPADSRTLLKTSRRNNIVPIGNGEYWYYGLEQALKNALSQVRNLPSNIFLTFNIDGLPIARSTKKEFWPILCKIKGLDMSPIVVAIFFGSGKPPLEPFLRPFVDELLKLLRDGFKMQGRIISVEIRCFVCDTPARCFIKGTVGFNSYHGCMKCTVIGDFDRRGRHMSFPRTDMPLRNDNSFRNRLDPDHHKERSAIEDLPIDLVNDFTIADSLHLLDLGVMKKCLLGWTSGSFNFHTKWSARETQNISRKLMQIKSTTPYEVHQGRLRELDSLHFWKGTEFKIFLLYYGPVILKEHLPLEVYHHFLILFCATTICYSDTYSSYRHISQKLYVDYIERFAELYGQDVVAATFTTYVML from the exons atgccgcaaattaatagttgctctatagaagaccaaaATAATATGATCCCGGACGACGAAGATGATGGATCTCgattaaatttaaatgaaaaCATCAGTCTTATTGGTATAAGAGGAGAGATTCATCAATGGGCACTGAAATACCAAATACCACATAACGCATTAAATGAATTGCTACATATATTAAGAGAAAATTCCAGTTTGGCATTAAAAGATATATTACCTGCAGACAGTAGAACTTTGTTGAAAACATCGAGAAGGAACAATATTGTGCCAATCGGAAATGGAGAATATTGGTATTATGGGTTAGAACAAGCTCTAAAAAATGCTTTGTCTCAAGTGAGAAACCTACCGTCTAATATATTTTTGACATTTAACATAGATGGGTTGCCTATCGCAAGAAGTACAAAAAAAGAGTTTTGGCCCATCTTGTGTAAAATAAAAGGTTTAGATATGTCACCGATAGTTGTAGCAATCTTTTTCGGTAGTGGGAAACCACCCTTAGAACCATTTCTGCGCCCGTTTGTAGACGAACTCCTCAAACTACTCAGAGATGGATTTAAGATGCAAGGGCGAATTATTAGCGTCGAAATTCGTTGTTTTGTATGCGATACACCCGCGAGATGCTTTATAAAAG GTACTGTGGGCTTTAATAGTTATCATGGATGTATGAAATGTACAGTTATCGGAGATTTTGATAGACGAGGTCGTCATATGAGTTTTCCTAGAACGGATATGCCTTTACGCAACGATAACTCATTTAGAAATCGCTTGGATCCCGATCACCACAAGGAACGAAGTGCTATAGAAGATTTACCAATAGACCTTGTTAACGATTTCACCATAGCAGATAGTCTTCATTTATTAGATTTAGGCGTAATGAAGAAATGTTTGCTAGGATGGACAAGTGGCAGCTTCAATTTTCACACAAAATGGTCAGCAAGGGAAACACAAAATATTTCAAGAAAACTCATGCAAATAAAGTCAACCACACCATATGAAGTCCACCAAGGAAGACTGAGGGAGTTAGATTCTCTTCACTTTTGGAAAGGTACAGAGTTCAAGATTTTTTTGCTGTACTATGGACCAGTAATTCTAAAAGAACATTTACCTTTGGAAGTTTACCATCATTTCTTAATACTGTTCTGTGCTACCACAATTTGTTACTCAGATACGTACAGTTCTTACCGACATATAAGTCAAAAATTATACGTTGATTACATCGAAAGATTTGCAGAACTTTACGGCCAAGATGTTGTAGCAGCAACATTCACAACTTATGTCATGTTGTGA